The DNA segment ATGGATAAACGGGGTAAATCGCCCGGATAGATACATTATACCATCCTCAAGACCTTCGCCCCTTTTATCTTCCCCTTTTTCAATTCGCCGAGCGCCCGGTTAGCGTCTTCGAGCGGGTATTCCTCGACTTCGGGAATTATCGGGACCCTGGCTGCGAGCTCAAGCAGCTCCCTAACGTCCCTCCGGCTCACGTTCGCGACCGATTTAATCTCTTTCTCCATCCAGAGGTGAGACGGATAATCGAGTTTGAGGAGATATTCCTTGTCGGAGTCCTCTTTCCTTATGGCGTTGATGACGAGCCTCCCTCCGGGGTTGAGGCTCCTGAGCGCCTCGACGACCGGCTTCCACACGGGTGTCGTGTCTATCACGGCGTCAAGCATTTGAGGAGGGGCGTCATCCGTGCCCCCCGCCCATGCGGCCCCGAGCTCCCTCGCGAACTCCCTTTCCAATTCGCTCCTCGCGAAGACATATATCCCGGTATTGGGATACAAGTAACGCGCCATTTTCAGCACGAGGTGTCCCGAAGCGCCGAAGCCGGTAAGACCGAGCGTCTGGCCGTCCTCTATGCCCGTGAGCCTCAGCGACCTGTATCCGATGGCCCCCGCGCACAGGAGCGGCGCCGCTTCAGTGTCGGTGAATACTTCGGGGATCGGATATGCGTAGCCTTCCTTTGCAATCATGTATTCCGCATACCCGCCGTCCGCGTCCCTGCCCGTGGCCCTGAATTCCGGGCAGAGGTTATCGTCTCCTTCGAGACAATAGGCGCATTTTCCGCATGAGGAGAATATCCAGGCGACGCCTACCCTGTCTCCTTCCTTGAGAGTGGTCACGCCGCTTCCGGCTTTTTCTACGAAACCCACAGCCTGGTGTCCCGGTATTACGGGGAGCTTCGGAGGAGGCGTCCTCCCCTCTATCTCGTCTAACTCCGTGTGGCAGACCCCGCAGGCGGAAATCCTTATCAGCACCTCGCCCGGACCCGGAGCCGGCGGCTTGACGTCGGCAAGACGGAGCGGATCATTGTCGTCGTGAAGGGAGACTATCTTTTCGAGAAGCATAGCTTTCAACGGAACATCCTCCGATAACACTCAGCTCACTATAAGCCCGTCCTTTATCTCGAGCACCTTCTTCGTCATCTCGGCGAGGTACATCTCGTGAGTAATCATCAGTACGGACCTCCCCTTTTCGTTGAGCTCGAGGAACACGTCCATGACCATGGCGGAGTTCCTGGAGTCGAGGTTCCCGGTAGGCTCGTCGGCCATCACTATCTCCGGGTCGTTCGCGAGCGCCCGCGCTATGGCCACCCTCTGCTGCTCTCCGCCCGAGAGCTGGTAGGGCTTCCGCTTTTCCTTGCCCTTGAGCCCGAGGCTCTCTATCAGCTCGTGACACCTTTCCCTGGCGCGCGCGCCGTCGCCCTCTCCGTTCTTGAGCATCGGTATGAGCACGTTTTCGAACGCGGTTAATTCCGTGATTAGGTAATGGAACTGGAACACGAACCCTATCTTCCTGTTCCTTATTTTCGAGAGGAGCTTGGCGTCGCCGAAATCTACTTTCCTGTCGTCGATTATCACCTCGCCCGAAGTGGGCGAGTCGAGTAGGCCGAGTATGTACATGAGCGAGCTCTTGCCCGAGCCCGAGGCCCCTACTATGCTTATGAAGTCCCCTGTCGAGATCTGAATTGATATTCCCTTCAGTATCTCGTTCTCGCCTATGGATTTCCTTATGTCCCTTCCTTCGAGGATTACGCTCATACGCTTGACCGGAATATGTCGACCGGGAAGAGGCGGGACGCCCTCCAGGACGGGTAGAAAGAGGCGAAGAACGCGAATATCATCGCGAATATGAACCCCAGCACGAAGTACCTGGGTCTCCTGTCGAGCACGAACCCGCTCGCCCTGATTATGCCGACGATGTCGAACCTGAGAGACGCGAGCCATACCTCTATGAGATAGCCGAGGAGACAGCCGAGCAGCGCCCCTATGAGGCCGACGAGGAGCCCCTGGAATACGAATATCCTCGTTATCTCCCCGTCCTCGTAACCTATGGCCTTGAGTATCGCTATGTCCCTCTTCTTTTCGAGCACCGTCATCATCATGATGTTGAATATTCCGAACGCGGAAACTATCAGTATGGCGAACACCATCATGTACGTTATCCAGTTCTGCATCTTGAATATCTGGAGGAAGTTGCTGAACGCCCTCTGCCAGCTCTCGGCGAAATACCCCGTGTCATCCGTCATCTCGCCCGCAAGGCTTTCCGCCTGATTTACGTCCTTAACCTTGATAATGAGCTCGTTCACCTGGTTCGGCTTGTCGAGTATCGCCTGGAGCGTGCGGAGGTTAATGTAGACCCTCGACTGGTCGAGGCTCGTTATGCCGGAGTTGAAGAAATCCACCACCTTGAGCGTGTATATGCCGCCGCTCGGCGAAACGAGGGTCACCTTCTTCCCCGGCTCCTTTATCCCGAGATCCCTCGCGAGGAGCTTTCCGATTATTATGCTGTTCCTGTCGGTTACTATCTTGTCCAGGTTTCCGAGCTCTATATAGTCGTCCACTACCGACGCCCGTCTTTCGAGGTCGGGCTCGATGCCGATGAGGTTCGCCGTCTTGTCCTTGGTGCCGTAATTGATAATAGCCTGTCCCGTCAGGTGAGGGGCGATGCCGACGACCCTCTCGTCCTTCTCGTACTTGTCTATGTAATGCTTGTAGCCGATTATCTTGTCCTTCAGGTCCTTGGGCTTGGAGCCCAGGACGTCGGCGACTATGTCTTCCCCGTAAGCGGCCCTGAGTATCCTGTCCGGGTCGTCCGATTCCTCTATCTTGAGGGTTATGTGGGCGTTGATGTCGACTGCCTGTTTTATGAAGTAGATCTGGAACCCGTTCATTACGGAGCTCATGGCTATGAACGCGGCCACGCCTATCGCCACGCCGGCCGTCGAGACGAGCGCCTGCCTCTTTCTCTCGGTCAGCAGCTTGAACGCGATGAACAGTATGGACCTCAACGGGTGAGGGTCTCCTCGCCCCCCGGGGCTCCGTCCCTTATCTCTATGTAGTCGTCTTCCTCCACCCCGGCCTCGACCGGCACCCTGACCTTCTTCCCGTCTTTCACGACCTCTATGTATCCGTCCTTGTAGGCCTCTTTCGAGATGAAGAGCCCTTCCCTGTCCATAACCACTATGTTCGCCTCGACGGTTATCCCGACCGGTATGTCGGGCGGATAATCCGTATCGGCCTTGACCTTGACGGTCCGGGAGACCCTGTCCGATTCCCTCTCTATCACCCTTATCTTTCCCTCGAACACCTTGCCGGGATAAGCGTCCGTCGTTATGAGCACCTTCTCGCCGGGCTTAATCAGCGGAATAAACTCCTCGTCGACAGAGAGCACGGTCTCGAGCGTACCCGGGTTCCCGAGTGAGAAGAGTATGTCGTCCTTGAGCACGGAGTTCACGTAATCCCCTTCCTCGGCGAATTTCCTCAGCACCTCGCCGTCTACAGGGGACTTTATCTCGTGCTTCTCCATCTCCCTGACGACCGCCTGCTCGGCCGCCGTGAAGGACTCGAGCTCGGACCTGAGTGACGCGAGCTGGTCGTTCAGCGCTTCGAGGGATTTCGCGAGCGTCTTTTCCGTGACCTCGAGCCCCTGCTTCGACTTGTCGTAGTCTTCCTTCGAAATTATCCCCTTGCCGTAAAGCGACTCCCTCCTCTCGAAGTTCCTCCTTTCAATCTCCGTGTTCATCTTCCATATAGCTATCTCGTCCCTGAGAGCCTTGAGGAATGGCGAGTCCTCCTTCATCCTCCCCTCTATGAGCTCCCTCTTTGCGGAAATCTCGCGGAGCTGCTCCTTCAGCTTATCGTTCTTGATAGTCGCGATAACCTCGCCCTTTTTGACCTTGTCCCCCTCCTTCACGTATATGCGGTCTATGTAGCCGGACACTTCGGGCTTTATCTGCACCTTGTTCACGCTGTCCACGTAGCCCGAGGCGTAAACGGACTTGACATACCTCTTCTTTTCGACCTTTGCCGCCTCTTTTGACTGTTCGCCCCCCGGAAAGAGGAATATGTATGCGATCAGCAGAACGGCCGCAGCCGCAACGAGAATAAAAATGTACCGTCTATTCATCTATGCACCCGGATGCTTGCAATTGAGTATTATCGTGAGGCTCATGTAAGCGGACTGAAACCGCCCCTGCGGGAGCCGCGTCCTGGACTTTCGGTGTATGGAAAGCCGTCATGGAACCCGCTCACGAGATATATTCTATCATTTATCTGTCAAAAAATCTTACAACGGACATGAATAATTATAGCCGTAAATTCGATTTTTAGCCTTTTATGCCATAAACATTGGGAAGTTCTTTTTGCGGCACGGAACTTGATTATAATTATTTAATATAATCCAAATATCAGGAGGGCAGGCATCATGGCACTTAAAAGATGGGAACCGACGAAGGGCATGGAGAAGTTCTTCGAGGATATGTTCGAGGAAAGTTTTCCGACCAGGTTTTTAAGGAGATTTCCGAGATTCAAGTGGATGACCGAGGTCGAAACGGTCTGGCCTGCGGTCGATATGTACGACAAGGCCGAAGAGATAGTCGTCAAGGCTGAGGTGCCGGGAATAGACAAGAAGAACATAAAGATCTCGGTATCGGACAACACGCTAACGATCAAGGGGGAAATGAAGAAGGAAGAGGAGATCAAGGAAGAGGACTACTACTATTCCGAGAGGTCATACGGAAGCTTTTCGAGGTCGTTGACCCTTCCCGCGAAGGTCGTCGAGAGCAAGATATCGGCCGAGTTCAAGGACGGGATTCTGGAAGTCCATCTCCCGAAGGCGGCTGAATCGAAGCCCAAGGAGATCAAGGTCGAAGTAAAGTGAAACAGCCCGGTTAGGGAGGCCTCTCCCCAGGCGAGGCTTACCGGCCGGAGAACGAAAGGAGGCCCGCGTGAAAATTAACAGGATAGTATGGGGAGCCGACGGGACGGGAGATTCCGCTGAGGCTCTAAGGATAGCAGAAGCGCTTTCCGTAAAATTCAAATCGCGGATCATGGGAGTATCAGTAATTCCCGACTACTATAACGTAGTCAACCTCTTCCCGCCCGCCGAGAAAGCGAAGTTCCGCGACTGGGTCGACCTCAACCTGATCACGGCGAGGAAGGACGCTATGGAAAAGGTGAAGCGCGACCTTTCGAAAAAGGGCGTCGGATTCGAGTACGACATCATGAGGGG comes from the Thermodesulfobacteriota bacterium genome and includes:
- a CDS encoding Hsp20/alpha crystallin family protein; translation: MALKRWEPTKGMEKFFEDMFEESFPTRFLRRFPRFKWMTEVETVWPAVDMYDKAEEIVVKAEVPGIDKKNIKISVSDNTLTIKGEMKKEEEIKEEDYYYSERSYGSFSRSLTLPAKVVESKISAEFKDGILEVHLPKAAESKPKEIKVEVK
- a CDS encoding zinc-dependent alcohol dehydrogenase family protein → MKAMLLEKIVSLHDDNDPLRLADVKPPAPGPGEVLIRISACGVCHTELDEIEGRTPPPKLPVIPGHQAVGFVEKAGSGVTTLKEGDRVGVAWIFSSCGKCAYCLEGDDNLCPEFRATGRDADGGYAEYMIAKEGYAYPIPEVFTDTEAAPLLCAGAIGYRSLRLTGIEDGQTLGLTGFGASGHLVLKMARYLYPNTGIYVFARSELEREFARELGAAWAGGTDDAPPQMLDAVIDTTPVWKPVVEALRSLNPGGRLVINAIRKEDSDKEYLLKLDYPSHLWMEKEIKSVANVSRRDVRELLELAARVPIIPEVEEYPLEDANRALGELKKGKIKGAKVLRMV
- a CDS encoding efflux RND transporter periplasmic adaptor subunit, with product MNRRYIFILVAAAAVLLIAYIFLFPGGEQSKEAAKVEKKRYVKSVYASGYVDSVNKVQIKPEVSGYIDRIYVKEGDKVKKGEVIATIKNDKLKEQLREISAKRELIEGRMKEDSPFLKALRDEIAIWKMNTEIERRNFERRESLYGKGIISKEDYDKSKQGLEVTEKTLAKSLEALNDQLASLRSELESFTAAEQAVVREMEKHEIKSPVDGEVLRKFAEEGDYVNSVLKDDILFSLGNPGTLETVLSVDEEFIPLIKPGEKVLITTDAYPGKVFEGKIRVIERESDRVSRTVKVKADTDYPPDIPVGITVEANIVVMDREGLFISKEAYKDGYIEVVKDGKKVRVPVEAGVEEDDYIEIRDGAPGGEETLTR
- a CDS encoding ABC transporter ATP-binding protein, encoding MSVILEGRDIRKSIGENEILKGISIQISTGDFISIVGASGSGKSSLMYILGLLDSPTSGEVIIDDRKVDFGDAKLLSKIRNRKIGFVFQFHYLITELTAFENVLIPMLKNGEGDGARARERCHELIESLGLKGKEKRKPYQLSGGEQQRVAIARALANDPEIVMADEPTGNLDSRNSAMVMDVFLELNEKGRSVLMITHEMYLAEMTKKVLEIKDGLIVS
- a CDS encoding ABC transporter permease gives rise to the protein MRSILFIAFKLLTERKRQALVSTAGVAIGVAAFIAMSSVMNGFQIYFIKQAVDINAHITLKIEESDDPDRILRAAYGEDIVADVLGSKPKDLKDKIIGYKHYIDKYEKDERVVGIAPHLTGQAIINYGTKDKTANLIGIEPDLERRASVVDDYIELGNLDKIVTDRNSIIIGKLLARDLGIKEPGKKVTLVSPSGGIYTLKVVDFFNSGITSLDQSRVYINLRTLQAILDKPNQVNELIIKVKDVNQAESLAGEMTDDTGYFAESWQRAFSNFLQIFKMQNWITYMMVFAILIVSAFGIFNIMMMTVLEKKRDIAILKAIGYEDGEITRIFVFQGLLVGLIGALLGCLLGYLIEVWLASLRFDIVGIIRASGFVLDRRPRYFVLGFIFAMIFAFFASFYPSWRASRLFPVDIFRSSV